The genomic segment GCGTTGCACGCCGCGGATCTCGTACGCGAGTACCTGGACCACCACCCGGACGACGCCGGGGCCGCCGCCGCGTACATCGACCGCAGGCTGGAACACGGACCCGCCGCCCGCGCCCTGCTCAGGCCACTGGTCACCGGTCTGCTGCGGGACCGCCCCGGGCCGGTGCGCGCCGCGCTCGCCCCGGTGCTCGCCGCCCCGGGCAGCCCGGACTCCCGGGAGGCGCGGGCGGAGCTGCTGGAGGAGCTGCTGGCAGCGGAACAGGGCGCACGGCCCGATCCGGACGTCCTCGCCGCGCTGCTCCGGGCCGCCGCCGGCGCGGACCGGGGACCGGAATCCCGCACCCTGGCCCTGGTGCACCGGGCCGGGACGCTCCTCGTCCGTACTCCGGAGGGCGCGTCCCGCTTCGACCGGGAACTCGCCGAACTCGCCCGCGAGTTTCCCGAATTCGCCGCGTCCGTCCTGGGCCGGCTGGAGGACGCCCCGCAGGAGTGGGCGGCCGTGGTCGGCCCCGGCGCGCGACGGACACTGGAGACGCTGTGCTCCCGCACCCCGATGCCGATGCGGGCCGGGGGGCCCGGGCATGGCAGTCTTAGACCTGCGTAATCGACAATCACGTACACGGGTTCGGGCGAGGAGCGGTGAGAGTGCAGCGCTGGCGTGGCTTGGAGGACATCCCCCAGGACTGGGGACGCAGCGTCGTCACCATCGGCTCCTACGACGGGGTGCACCGCGGACACCAGCTGATCATCGGCCGGGCGGTCGAGCGGGCGCGCGAGCTGGGGCTGCCGTCCGTCGTCGTCACGTTCGACCCGCACCCCAGCGAGGTCGTCAGGCCCGGCAGCCATCCGCCGCTGCTCGCGCCGCACCACCGCCGTGCGGAGCTGATGGCGGAGCTGGGGGTGGACGCGGTGCTGATCCTGCCGTTCACGACCGAGTTCTCGAAGCTCGCGCCCGCCGACTTCATCGCCAAGGTCCTGGTCGACAAGCTGCACGCCCGGCTGGTCATCGAGGGCCCGAACTTCCGCTTCGGTCACCGTGCGGCGGGGAACGTCCAGCTCCTCACCGAGCTGGGCCCGGCCCACGACTACAGCGTCGAGGTCATCGACCTGTATGTGAGCGGTGAGGCGGGCGGCGGCGAACCGTTCTCCTCCACGCTGACCCGTCGGCTGACCGCCGAGGGCGATGTGGCGGGGGCCGCCGAGATCCTCGGCCGCCCGCACCGCGTCGAGGGCGTCGTGGTCCACGGCGCGCGGCGCGGCCGTGAACTGGGCTTCCCCACGGCGAACGTACAGACGCTGCCGCACACCGCGATCCCCGCCGACGGCGTCTACGCTGGCTGGTTGCACGTGGACGGCGAGGCGATGCCCGCCGCGATCTCGGTCGGCATGAACCCGCAGTTCGACGGCAAGAACCGGACGGTGGAGGCGTACGCGATCGACCGCGTCGGGCTCGACCTGTACGGGCTCCATGTCGCCGTCGACTTCCTCGCCTACGTCCGGGGCCAGGAGAAGTTCGACTCGATCGACGCGCTGCTCGTGGCGATGGCCGCCGATGTGAAGCGCGCGAGCGAGCTGGTGGCGGCGGCCGAACGGGGCTGATCCGCCGCCCGGCGCCCGTGGCACCGGGCCGCCTCCGGGACCGGCCCCGGCCCTACCCCCGCTCCGCCTCCGTCGTGGCGGAGGTCTCCGAGGAGGACGGTGGAGCGGCGGCGACCGCCGTCGCCCAGTGGCACGCCACACGGGTCCCGCCGTCGCCCGCGAGCACCGGCAGGTCCTCCGTGCGGCACGCGTCGGCGACCCCGGCACGCTCCGCCTCGCCCGAGGCGAGAATCCGGCAGCGGGTGTGGAACCGGCAGCCGGACGGCACCCGGGACGGGTCCGGCGGTTCGCCCGACAGAATCACCGGATCGCCCTGCGCCTCCGGCAGGACCGACAACAGTGCCTGGGTGTAAGGGTGCTGAGGTCGCGTCAGTATCTTCTCCGCGTCACCGGTCTCGACGATCCGGCCGAGGTACATCACCGCCACCCGGTCGGCGATGTTCCACGCCAGCCCCAGATCGTGCGTCACCACCAGTGCGGACAGGCCCAGTTCGTCCCGGAGCCGCAGCAGCAGTGCCAGGATCTCACCGCGCACGGACGCGTCCAGCGACGCCACCGGCTCGTCCGCCACGATGAGTTCGGGTTCGAGGACCAGCGCACCCGCGATCACCACCCGCTGCCGCTGGCCACCGGACAGTTCACGCGGACGGCGCAGGAGGAACCGCTCGGGCGGCCGCAGCCCGGCCCGTGACAGCGCCCGCGTGACCGCCGCCCGCTCGTCACCCCCGTACCCGTGGATGCGCAGCCCCTCCGCCACCGCGTCGTACACCGTGTGCCGGGGGTTGAGCGAGCCGCTGGGGTCCTGGAGGACCAGCTGCACCCGCCTGCGGTACGCCTTCAGGGCCCGCCCCGAGTAGCCGAGCGGGACGCCGTCGAATGTCACCCGGCCGGACGTCGGCGGGACCAGCCCCAGCAGCGCGCGGGCCAGCGTCGTCTTGCCGCAGCCCGACTCGCCGACCAGCGCGACGATCTCGCCCGGCCGGATGGCGAGGTCGACGCCGTCGACGGCCCGTGCCGCGGCGGCTCCACGCCGGCCGGGGAAGGTGACCTCCAGTCCGTCCGCGCCGAGCAGCGGCGGGGGAGGGGGCGGGACGGTCACGGGGTGCTCCTGACGTCCGGGGTGCCGTGCCCGGCCGGCGAGCCGGCCCCGGTGACTCCGGCGGCCCCGGTGCGGCCCTGTCCCGGCGGCCCCACGAGCACACAGGCGGCCCGCCGCCCGGCTCCCGCGTCCCACAGCTCCGGGTCCCGTGTCGCACAGGAGTCGACGGCGACCGGGCAGCGCGGGTGGAACGTACAGCCCGACGGCAGCGCCGACGGGTCCGGCGGGTCACCGGGCAGACCGCGCGGGGCGTGCCGGGACGCGGGGTCGCCGATCCTGGGGAAGGCGGTGGACAGCGCGCTCGCGTAGGGGTGCAGGGCGTTCTCGTACACCTGCCGGGCGGGGCCCTCCTCCACGATCCGGCCCGCGTACATCACCGCCAGCCGGTCGCAGGTGTCGGCCAGCACCGCCAGATCGTGGCTGATCATGATCAGGCCGAGTCCCTGGCCCGCGACGAGCTGTTCGATCAGCCGGAGGATCTGCGCCTGGATCATCACGTCCAGCGCGGTGGTCGGCTCGTCCGCGACGACCAGCTCGGGATCACAGGCCAGCGCCATCGCGATCATCACGCGCTGGCGCTGGCCGCCGGACAGCTCGTGCGGATAGGCGCTCGCCCGTGCGGCGGGCAGCCCGACCTGTTCCAGCAGTTCCCCGGCCCGCCTCCGGGCCGCCGCCCGGGTCGTCCCGCGATGGAGCAGGACCGGTTCGGCGATCTGGTCGCCGACGCGGTGCACGGCGTTCAGCGAGTGCATCGCGCCCTGGAAGACGATCGACGCCCCCGCCCAGCGCACGGCCCGCAGCCGCCCCCATCGCATGGTGAGGACGTCCTCGCCGTCCAGCAGGATCTCGCCGGACAGCTTCGCCGACGCGGGCAGCAGCCGCAGCAGCGCCAGCGCCAGTGTCGACTTCCCGCAGCCGGACTCCCCGGCGATGCCCAGCTTCCGGCCGGCTTCCACCCGCAGGTCGACGCCGCGTACGGCGGGGACGGCGAGGGCGCCCGAACCGTAGGTCACCTGGAGGTTCCTGACGTCGAGCAGCGGCCGACCGGTCGTGGAGGATGTCAACGGCCCTTCTCCGTCCTTGGGTTGAGTACGGATTCGATGGTGCGTCCGCACAGGGTGAAGGCGAGCGCGACCACCGCGATGGCGAGTCCGGGCGGGGTGAGGTACCACCAGTCGCCGGAGCTGACCGCACCCGCCTCGCGGGCGTCCTGGAGCAGCCCGCCCCAGGAGACGATCATGGGATCGCCGAGTCCCAGGAAGGCGAGGGTCGCCTCGGTGAGAATGGCGGTGGAGATCACCAGCGTGGTCTGGGCGAGGATCAGCGGTATCACGTTCGGCAGCACATGGCGGGACATGATGTGCCGGTGGCCGCCGCCGAGCGCGCGGGCCCGTTCGACGTACGGGCGCGACTCGACGGACAGCGTCTGGGCGCGCACCAGCCGGGCCGTCGTCGGCCAGGTGGTCACGCCGATCGCCAGGACGGTCGTCCAGAGGGAGTGCGACAGCACGGTGGCCAGCGCGATCGCGAGCACCAGGGTGGGCATGACCAGGAACCAGTCGGTGATCCGCATGACCACCGTCGAGTACCAGCCGCCGAAGTGCCCCGCGGTGATTCCCACCAGGGCCCCGATGGCCACCGAGAGGAACGCCGCGAGGAGCCCGACCGTCAGCGAGACCCGGGTGCCCCACAGCAGCAGCGCCAGCAGGCTGCGCCCGAACTGGTCGGTCCCCAGCGGGAACCGGGCGCTCGGTGACTCCATCGGACCGCCCGGAGCGGCGGTGACGCTCAGCGAGTCCGAACCCACCAGGACGGGGGCGAGCAGCGCCAGGAGTGCGATCAGTACGAGAACGGCGAGGCCGACGAGCCCGGCACGACGGCGCCGGTACCGCCGCCAGAACAGGGCGAGGGCCCGGCGCCTGCGGGCCCGTGCCAGGGCGCGCGGCCCCGCGCTTCCCACCGCGTCGGCCGAGGTCGTCATCGGCCCACCCTGGGATCGAGCAGCGGAAGGATCAGGTCGGCGAGCGTGTTCATCAGGATCACCGCCGCGGCGAAGACGAAGAACAGCCCCTGCACCAGAGGCAGATCGGGCACGCTCAGCGCCTGGTAGAAGAGGCCGCCGAGACCGGGCCAGGAGAACACGGTCTCGACCAGGATCGCGCCCGCCACCGTGTTGCCGAGGTTGACGAAGAGCAGGGTCGCGGTCGGCAGCAGGGCGTTCGGCACGGCATGCCGACGGCGTACGAGGTCGTCCCGCAGCCCCTTCGCGCGGGCCGTCGTCAGATAGTCGCCGTCCATCTCGTCGAGCAGTGAGGACCGCATCACCAGCAGGGTGCGCGCGTACTCGACGGCGACGAGGGTGACGACCGGCAGCACCAGGTGGTGGCCGACGTCGAGGACGTACCCGAAGCCGCTCCCGTCGCCCGACTCCATGCCGCCGGTCGGGAAGAGTCCGGGGACCGGCCCGACGCCCACCGACAGCGTGACGATCAGCAGCAGACCCAGCCAGAACG from the Streptomyces sp. AM 4-1-1 genome contains:
- a CDS encoding bifunctional riboflavin kinase/FAD synthetase, with protein sequence MQRWRGLEDIPQDWGRSVVTIGSYDGVHRGHQLIIGRAVERARELGLPSVVVTFDPHPSEVVRPGSHPPLLAPHHRRAELMAELGVDAVLILPFTTEFSKLAPADFIAKVLVDKLHARLVIEGPNFRFGHRAAGNVQLLTELGPAHDYSVEVIDLYVSGEAGGGEPFSSTLTRRLTAEGDVAGAAEILGRPHRVEGVVVHGARRGRELGFPTANVQTLPHTAIPADGVYAGWLHVDGEAMPAAISVGMNPQFDGKNRTVEAYAIDRVGLDLYGLHVAVDFLAYVRGQEKFDSIDALLVAMAADVKRASELVAAAERG
- a CDS encoding ABC transporter ATP-binding protein, which encodes MTVPPPPPPLLGADGLEVTFPGRRGAAAARAVDGVDLAIRPGEIVALVGESGCGKTTLARALLGLVPPTSGRVTFDGVPLGYSGRALKAYRRRVQLVLQDPSGSLNPRHTVYDAVAEGLRIHGYGGDERAAVTRALSRAGLRPPERFLLRRPRELSGGQRQRVVIAGALVLEPELIVADEPVASLDASVRGEILALLLRLRDELGLSALVVTHDLGLAWNIADRVAVMYLGRIVETGDAEKILTRPQHPYTQALLSVLPEAQGDPVILSGEPPDPSRVPSGCRFHTRCRILASGEAERAGVADACRTEDLPVLAGDGGTRVACHWATAVAAAPPSSSETSATTEAERG
- a CDS encoding ABC transporter ATP-binding protein; translated protein: MTSSTTGRPLLDVRNLQVTYGSGALAVPAVRGVDLRVEAGRKLGIAGESGCGKSTLALALLRLLPASAKLSGEILLDGEDVLTMRWGRLRAVRWAGASIVFQGAMHSLNAVHRVGDQIAEPVLLHRGTTRAAARRRAGELLEQVGLPAARASAYPHELSGGQRQRVMIAMALACDPELVVADEPTTALDVMIQAQILRLIEQLVAGQGLGLIMISHDLAVLADTCDRLAVMYAGRIVEEGPARQVYENALHPYASALSTAFPRIGDPASRHAPRGLPGDPPDPSALPSGCTFHPRCPVAVDSCATRDPELWDAGAGRRAACVLVGPPGQGRTGAAGVTGAGSPAGHGTPDVRSTP
- a CDS encoding ABC transporter permease; amino-acid sequence: MTTSADAVGSAGPRALARARRRRALALFWRRYRRRRAGLVGLAVLVLIALLALLAPVLVGSDSLSVTAAPGGPMESPSARFPLGTDQFGRSLLALLLWGTRVSLTVGLLAAFLSVAIGALVGITAGHFGGWYSTVVMRITDWFLVMPTLVLAIALATVLSHSLWTTVLAIGVTTWPTTARLVRAQTLSVESRPYVERARALGGGHRHIMSRHVLPNVIPLILAQTTLVISTAILTEATLAFLGLGDPMIVSWGGLLQDAREAGAVSSGDWWYLTPPGLAIAVVALAFTLCGRTIESVLNPRTEKGR